The window ACAATCCTACTATATTAAATGCTGATGGGCTGGCGTTTTTGACAGATGAATATAAAAAGTTTTTGCAAAAAGGAGAAAAAGAGGGCAAAAACCTCTATGTGTTAAGTGGTCTTGAGAATGAAAAACCGTATGTTTCTATTGTGCTAAATCTTAACTTTTATGAACAGTATGTTCCGAAGTACCAAAATAGCAAATTTAAAAAATTTTTGAGAATTGATCTGAACAGAGTGTATCTTAACAGTATTTTGAGCACGTTTAAAGATGGTCACATATTTATAGCAGATGATAAAGACACAGTATATTTCAGTGACCTTTTGTATTACAACCAGGTTGGAAGACTCAGTGACCTTTTGAAGGAAGAGAAAAATCAAACAATCGTGTTTGAAAAGCTTCTATCAACAGAGCTTCCTTACTTTGAAAACTGGAGATACATTGTGACAACCAACAATAGCGAAATATCAAAAAGGCTGCTTGAACATCAGAGAAATTATCTTGCAATTGTAGTTTTGTGTTTTTTACTTGCATTTTTTGCACTATTTTTAATAGTAAATTCTGTTATAAATAGGCTATCTCTTTTAGCAAGGCACATAAAAAAGGCAAGAAAACAGCAGTTTGAAAGTATCGACATTGAAGCTGGTAAAGATGAAATAGGCCAGGTTATAGAAGAGTTCAATATCATGGCACAAAAGATAAAAGAGCTTCTTGAAAAGGAAATAAAATATAAACTTAAACAAAAAGAGCTGGCACTGGAGAAAAAACAAGCAGAGATAAATGCGCTACAAAGCCAGATAAACCCTCATTTTCTTTTTAACACATTAGAAACAATCCGCATGAGAAGTATGCTCAAAAAAGAGTTTGAGACAGCTAAAGTCATAAAACTTCTTGCAAAGCTTTTAAAACGAAGCATAAGGTGGGGGAACGACCTTATAACCATTGAAGAGGAAATTTCGGCTATTTATGACTACCTAGAGATACAAAAGTACAGGTTCGGGGAAAAGCTAAAATTTGAGATTGAGGTTGAGGAGGATGTAAAGTCAACAAAGATACCGAAGATGACCATACAACCTCTTGTTGAGAACGCATGTGTTCATGGGATAGAAAATAGCAAGGGTGAAGGGAAGGTTTTGGTCAAGGTTTTCAAAGAAGGTGATATGATAGCAATACATGTTGAAGACAACGGAAAAGGCTTAGAAGATGATAAGATAACAGAACTCTTGCGGTCTATAAAAGGAGTCTCGTCTGATATGGCAAGTAGTGTGGGACTTAAAAATGTTTTTAGAAGGCTTGAGCTGTTTTATGACAAAGATTTTAGCTTTGATGTATTGAGAGGCGAGCTTGGGGGATTAAAAGTTGTGATAAAAATTCCTAACAAGAGGGAATTTGAGGATGCTGTACAAAGTGTTGATAGTTGAAGATGAGGTA is drawn from Caldicellulosiruptor diazotrophicus and contains these coding sequences:
- a CDS encoding sensor histidine kinase, with product MRKVIKIINDIPLFKKIFSIFFVFVFIPLLILSSQFISQIDFYINDKLHSQLENASNMAISNFKKAIELAINLAYTIYSDPRVIETVNTPYLSVEEFYYAYEKNIKPVLQNARILYPQISQITIYCNNPTILNADGLAFLTDEYKKFLQKGEKEGKNLYVLSGLENEKPYVSIVLNLNFYEQYVPKYQNSKFKKFLRIDLNRVYLNSILSTFKDGHIFIADDKDTVYFSDLLYYNQVGRLSDLLKEEKNQTIVFEKLLSTELPYFENWRYIVTTNNSEISKRLLEHQRNYLAIVVLCFLLAFFALFLIVNSVINRLSLLARHIKKARKQQFESIDIEAGKDEIGQVIEEFNIMAQKIKELLEKEIKYKLKQKELALEKKQAEINALQSQINPHFLFNTLETIRMRSMLKKEFETAKVIKLLAKLLKRSIRWGNDLITIEEEISAIYDYLEIQKYRFGEKLKFEIEVEEDVKSTKIPKMTIQPLVENACVHGIENSKGEGKVLVKVFKEGDMIAIHVEDNGKGLEDDKITELLRSIKGVSSDMASSVGLKNVFRRLELFYDKDFSFDVLRGELGGLKVVIKIPNKREFEDAVQSVDS